A region from the Halosolutus gelatinilyticus genome encodes:
- a CDS encoding D-aminoacyl-tRNA deacylase — MTLAIVESRADRASVHICDRLRELAEWEERRDETRPDGGGAYYRTEGAELRSFDDLHLDLESPADAFDCDPDLLVFASRHSGDTGPLLTGHFTGNVGPAEFGGDDNALAKAAPNALVALLEAFDEYAPEGYDVGVECTHHGPTEVGCPSLFAELGSDDAQWDDPAGAEAVARAVLDLRGVDPHRSRQVVGFGGSHYAPRFERIVRETPWAVGHVAADWSLDAMGHPESHRDVLDATFTASDADLTVIEGDRPALVETIEDLGYRVVSETWLREVGGRSLGLVDAIEADLGTVADGVRFGDRSIDSEDAVDAGEGGRERSFAVVDLPTELVDAAEGIDPDRVRSIVEDRAVAFETENGGSRVGSRAAIPNERDRNAIVEALAAVLEAKYETVRVEDDAVVAEAIGFDPALAADAGVPEGPKFGVLAAGESVTVDGKRIDPDDVHRERTDRFPR, encoded by the coding sequence ATGACCCTCGCCATCGTCGAAAGCCGGGCCGATCGCGCGTCGGTCCACATCTGCGATCGCCTCCGTGAACTCGCGGAGTGGGAGGAACGGCGGGACGAGACCCGACCCGACGGCGGCGGCGCCTACTACCGGACCGAGGGAGCCGAACTCCGATCGTTCGACGACCTCCACCTCGACCTGGAATCGCCCGCCGACGCGTTCGACTGCGATCCCGACCTGCTGGTGTTCGCCTCGCGCCACTCGGGGGATACGGGGCCGCTGCTGACTGGCCACTTCACCGGGAACGTCGGTCCCGCGGAGTTCGGCGGCGACGACAACGCCCTCGCGAAAGCGGCGCCGAACGCGCTGGTCGCGTTGCTCGAGGCCTTCGACGAGTACGCGCCCGAGGGGTACGACGTCGGCGTGGAGTGCACCCACCACGGCCCGACCGAGGTCGGGTGCCCCTCGCTGTTCGCCGAACTCGGGAGCGACGACGCGCAGTGGGACGACCCCGCGGGCGCCGAGGCCGTCGCCCGCGCCGTCCTCGACCTCCGCGGGGTCGACCCTCACCGATCCAGACAGGTTGTCGGCTTCGGCGGGAGCCACTACGCGCCCCGGTTCGAACGGATCGTGCGCGAGACGCCGTGGGCGGTGGGCCACGTCGCCGCCGACTGGAGCCTCGACGCGATGGGGCACCCGGAGAGCCACCGCGACGTTCTCGACGCGACGTTCACTGCCAGCGACGCCGACCTCACGGTCATCGAGGGCGATCGACCCGCCCTCGTCGAAACGATCGAGGACTTGGGCTACCGCGTCGTGAGCGAAACCTGGCTGCGCGAGGTCGGCGGCCGCTCGCTCGGCCTCGTGGACGCGATCGAAGCCGACCTCGGGACCGTCGCCGACGGGGTCCGGTTCGGCGATCGATCGATCGATTCCGAGGACGCGGTCGACGCCGGAGAAGGCGGCCGCGAGCGGTCGTTCGCCGTCGTCGACCTCCCGACCGAACTGGTCGACGCCGCGGAGGGGATCGATCCCGATCGGGTTCGATCGATCGTCGAAGACCGTGCGGTGGCGTTCGAGACCGAAAACGGCGGCAGCCGCGTCGGGTCGCGGGCGGCGATCCCTAACGAGCGCGATCGGAACGCGATCGTCGAGGCGCTTGCGGCCGTCCTCGAAGCGAAGTACGAGACCGTCCGCGTCGAGGACGACGCCGTCGTCGCCGAAGCGATCGGGTTCGATCCGGCCCTCGCGGCGGACGCCGGCGTCCCCGAGGGGCCGAAGTTCGGCGTGCTGGCCGCGGGCGAGTCGGTCACCGTCGACGGGAAACGGATCGATCCGGACGACGTTCACCGAGAACGGACGGACCGGTTTCCGCGGTGA
- a CDS encoding rubrerythrin family protein has translation MDGAELQRTIEDSMTVELERLGSSKRLVALTSADLTADRVLRIAADSERAAVETFEAWAADEEHPDARDAFAEFRDQEREHYDRVVDLLDSEHDGDGADGGEMHDRLRSFEPTEARLGGVVGRALVAERTHLQVVNFFVNEGNERRADCFRELRSETTAQGDRAAAILEGVCDDENWDDAVSAAEDVIAAAYAAYADSLDDLGLDPKPIC, from the coding sequence ATGGACGGCGCCGAACTCCAGCGGACGATCGAGGACTCGATGACCGTCGAACTCGAGCGACTCGGATCCTCGAAACGCCTCGTCGCGCTCACGAGCGCGGACCTGACCGCCGATCGGGTCCTGCGGATCGCCGCGGACAGCGAGCGCGCGGCGGTGGAGACCTTCGAGGCCTGGGCCGCGGACGAGGAACACCCGGACGCGCGGGATGCATTCGCCGAGTTTCGCGATCAGGAGCGCGAGCACTACGATCGGGTGGTCGACCTGCTCGACAGCGAGCACGACGGTGACGGCGCGGACGGCGGCGAGATGCACGATCGGCTTCGATCGTTCGAACCGACCGAGGCGCGACTCGGCGGCGTCGTCGGTCGAGCGCTCGTCGCCGAGCGGACCCACCTGCAGGTGGTGAACTTCTTCGTCAACGAGGGGAACGAGCGACGCGCCGACTGTTTCCGCGAGCTGCGAAGCGAGACGACGGCCCAGGGCGATCGGGCGGCCGCGATTCTCGAAGGCGTCTGCGACGACGAGAACTGGGACGATGCGGTATCCGCCGCGGAGGACGTGATCGCCGCCGCGTACGCGGCGTACGCGGACTCGCTCGACGACCTCGGCCTCGACCCGAAGCCGATCTGCTGA
- a CDS encoding MBL fold metallo-hydrolase: protein MTDPAGRSADEPHSIAPDALAERIRSGDPLTLLDVRNRDEFERWHITGDGIEAVQVPHTKFIQAQATGGVTDLVADLEDPIVAVCGRGEASAHAVGLLRDAGIDAKNLAGGMDAWAGLYVARELAVDAPATVRQYDRPSSGCLAYAIESEGEAAVIDPLRAFADRYVDDLEERDVKLRYAIDTHVHADHVSGVRALESRTGAEAVVPAGTRDRGLAFDDGVATTALEDGDELRVGDATLTAVATPGHTTESISIRLDGVLFTGDTLFLEGVGRPDLERGDEGADAAARRLYESLHGRVLELPDGTTIAPGHYGDAADPRSDGTYAARLGELHDRLGALSASEAAFVERTTNDLPPRPANHERIVAANLGRETVDDETAFELELGPNNCAIAD from the coding sequence ATGACCGACCCCGCCGGACGATCGGCCGACGAACCGCACTCGATCGCTCCCGACGCGCTGGCGGAACGGATTCGATCGGGCGACCCGCTGACGCTGCTCGACGTTCGCAACCGCGACGAGTTCGAGCGGTGGCACATCACGGGCGACGGGATCGAGGCGGTCCAGGTTCCGCACACGAAATTTATCCAGGCGCAGGCGACCGGCGGCGTGACCGATCTCGTCGCCGATCTCGAGGACCCGATCGTCGCGGTCTGCGGCCGCGGGGAGGCGAGCGCACACGCCGTCGGACTCCTCCGGGATGCGGGGATCGACGCGAAGAACCTCGCCGGCGGAATGGACGCCTGGGCCGGCCTGTACGTCGCTCGCGAGCTCGCCGTCGACGCGCCCGCGACGGTGCGCCAGTACGATCGCCCCTCGAGCGGGTGTCTCGCCTACGCGATCGAAAGCGAGGGCGAGGCGGCGGTGATCGATCCGCTGCGGGCGTTCGCCGATCGCTACGTCGACGACCTTGAGGAGCGGGACGTAAAACTCCGCTACGCGATCGACACGCACGTCCACGCGGATCACGTCAGCGGCGTGCGAGCCCTCGAATCGCGAACCGGTGCGGAGGCGGTCGTTCCCGCAGGCACGCGCGATCGCGGCCTCGCGTTCGACGACGGAGTGGCGACGACCGCTCTCGAAGACGGCGACGAACTCCGCGTCGGCGATGCGACGCTGACCGCGGTGGCGACACCCGGTCACACGACGGAATCTATCTCGATCCGTCTAGACGGCGTCCTGTTCACCGGCGACACGCTCTTTCTGGAGGGCGTCGGCCGTCCGGACCTCGAACGCGGCGACGAGGGGGCGGACGCTGCCGCCCGACGATTGTACGAGAGCCTTCACGGACGGGTTCTGGAACTCCCCGACGGGACGACGATCGCGCCCGGACACTACGGCGACGCCGCCGATCCGCGATCGGACGGGACGTACGCCGCCCGATTGGGAGAGCTACACGATCGGCTCGGCGCGCTCTCGGCGTCCGAAGCGGCGTTCGTCGAGCGAACGACGAACGACCTGCCGCCGCGGCCGGCCAACCACGAGCGCATCGTCGCGGCGAACCTCGGGCGCGAAACCGTCGACGACGAGACGGCGTTCGAACTCGAACTGGGGCCGAACAACTGCGCGATCGCCGACTGA
- a CDS encoding calcium/sodium antiporter: protein MLSGMPLSILLLAGGIVALYGGAELLVAGAGRLALGIGLRAATVGVTVVAFATTAPELFVATVGALDVSTDVGLGAVVGSNIANIGLVLGTAAIIKPLSISEIVMRRHVPFMVLAAILLIAMGANGTIGRLEGAVFLLVLAGFTGYLLYYVNADPAPMVDAPDADDGIAGRDVALVIGGLLVLVLGSRWLITGATDLLSSLGVSQLFIGLTVLALGTSLPELAASVVGALRGETAFAVGNVVGSNIYNVLAVLGVVALITPIEITASTLRFELPIMIVFTVLLVGLMGYGRRLTRLDGVGLVVGYAAFVYLLLP, encoded by the coding sequence ATGCTCTCCGGGATGCCCCTCTCCATCCTCTTGCTCGCGGGCGGAATCGTTGCGCTTTACGGCGGGGCCGAGTTGCTCGTCGCCGGCGCTGGGCGGCTGGCTCTGGGAATCGGCCTCCGCGCGGCGACGGTCGGCGTGACGGTCGTCGCGTTCGCGACAACGGCACCGGAACTGTTCGTCGCGACGGTCGGCGCGCTGGACGTCTCGACGGACGTCGGTCTCGGCGCCGTCGTCGGTTCGAACATCGCGAACATCGGGCTGGTGTTGGGCACCGCTGCGATCATCAAACCGCTCTCCATCTCCGAGATCGTCATGCGACGGCACGTCCCCTTCATGGTCCTGGCGGCGATCCTGCTGATCGCGATGGGCGCGAACGGGACGATCGGCCGCCTCGAAGGCGCCGTGTTCCTCCTGGTGCTCGCCGGATTCACCGGCTACCTGCTCTACTACGTCAACGCTGATCCGGCGCCGATGGTCGACGCGCCCGACGCGGACGACGGGATCGCCGGTCGCGACGTCGCGCTCGTGATCGGCGGTCTCCTCGTGCTCGTCCTCGGCTCGCGGTGGCTCATCACCGGCGCGACGGACCTGCTGTCGTCGCTCGGCGTCTCCCAGCTGTTCATCGGGCTCACCGTGCTCGCGCTCGGCACCTCGCTCCCCGAACTCGCGGCCTCCGTCGTCGGCGCCCTCCGCGGCGAAACCGCCTTCGCCGTCGGGAACGTCGTCGGCTCGAACATCTACAACGTCCTCGCCGTGCTCGGCGTCGTCGCGCTGATCACCCCGATCGAAATCACCGCGAGCACGCTCCGGTTCGAACTGCCGATCATGATCGTCTTCACCGTCCTGCTGGTGGGGCTGATGGGGTACGGACGGCGGCTGACGCGCCTCGACGGAGTCGGACTGGTCGTCGGCTACGCGGCGTTCGTCTACCTGCTGCTACCTTGA
- a CDS encoding bacterio-opsin activator domain-containing protein, which yields MTDDDTSDGASSSGTAFPLDTGRLVELVPHCAVYVLDRAGRVAVWSEAASRLTGYAESDVVGSHYERFFPEPAREADRPDQLLAEAASTGRIEMEEWRRRRDGTQFRSWEVLARIRDEEGTLTGYAVVAHDVTDEYTREADLRTENAFVESVLDAQPDIIYAFDVDRELLQWNDRFVTVTGYDPDELAEMGPLAFIAPEDRDRIEAAADRILADGGRCSLEADLLTNDGTRIPYEFNSAPISAPDGTVLGFTGVGRDVSERRARERERERLDRLNGVIRSIDDALIGAETRRDLETGIVDTFAADDAFVSAVIGTYDPTDGFGPRVGAGADATPPSGVLPPQSSAERPAVRAVERETVAVRRHLDEDPIEEWRAVAREHGFGSIAAVPIVAETRTLGVLGLYATDPDAFAEREQEILLEFGATIGHAIAAMEVRRLLYADAVVELELESSDPRDVCVALSREGDCRLSIDHVLPLTDDVFVYYLTASDVDADRFREVAASHSNVGELRPLDAAHSRWEIEVHGSTIAAFLTEYGARIRTKVVSDGVANIVIEASPETEIRELVDAIRSVYPETKLVSKRTVERPLEVGDDTGAADPDLTEKQRLALEAAYYGGYFEWPTRVSDAGEIADRLGIARQTFHQHLRVAVGKLVGTHLENSP from the coding sequence ATGACCGACGACGATACGAGCGACGGGGCGTCCTCGAGCGGAACGGCGTTCCCCCTCGATACCGGCCGACTGGTCGAGTTGGTTCCCCACTGTGCGGTTTACGTCCTCGATCGCGCCGGGCGGGTCGCGGTCTGGAGCGAGGCGGCGAGCCGACTCACGGGGTACGCGGAATCGGACGTCGTCGGCTCCCACTACGAGCGGTTCTTCCCGGAACCGGCGCGCGAAGCCGACCGTCCCGATCAGCTGCTGGCGGAGGCGGCGTCGACCGGACGGATCGAGATGGAGGAGTGGCGGCGTCGGCGCGACGGAACGCAGTTTCGGTCGTGGGAGGTCCTCGCGAGGATTCGGGACGAGGAGGGGACGCTGACCGGGTACGCGGTCGTCGCACACGACGTGACGGACGAGTACACCCGGGAGGCGGATCTCCGGACCGAGAACGCCTTCGTCGAAAGCGTCCTGGACGCCCAACCGGACATCATCTACGCGTTCGACGTCGACCGGGAGCTGCTCCAGTGGAACGATCGGTTCGTCACCGTAACCGGCTACGATCCCGACGAACTCGCCGAGATGGGGCCGCTCGCGTTCATCGCGCCGGAAGACCGCGACCGGATCGAGGCGGCGGCCGATCGGATCCTGGCCGACGGCGGGCGCTGCTCCCTCGAGGCCGACCTGCTGACGAACGACGGCACCCGGATCCCCTACGAGTTCAACAGCGCACCCATCAGCGCCCCGGACGGAACCGTTCTCGGGTTCACCGGGGTCGGTCGCGACGTCAGCGAGCGGCGGGCGCGCGAGCGAGAGCGCGAGCGACTCGATCGGCTCAACGGTGTCATAAGATCGATCGACGACGCGCTCATCGGCGCCGAGACCCGACGGGACCTCGAAACGGGGATCGTCGACACCTTCGCCGCCGACGACGCGTTCGTTTCGGCCGTCATCGGAACGTACGATCCGACCGACGGGTTCGGACCCCGCGTCGGGGCCGGCGCCGACGCGACGCCGCCGTCCGGCGTGCTCCCGCCGCAGTCGTCGGCCGAGAGACCCGCGGTGCGGGCCGTCGAACGGGAAACCGTTGCGGTTCGGCGACACCTCGACGAGGATCCGATCGAGGAGTGGCGGGCCGTCGCGCGCGAGCACGGTTTCGGATCGATCGCCGCCGTTCCGATCGTCGCCGAGACCCGGACGCTCGGCGTGCTGGGGTTGTACGCGACGGATCCGGACGCGTTCGCCGAACGGGAGCAAGAGATCCTCCTCGAGTTCGGCGCGACGATCGGCCACGCGATCGCCGCGATGGAAGTTCGACGACTCCTCTACGCCGATGCCGTCGTCGAACTCGAACTCGAATCGAGCGATCCGCGCGACGTCTGCGTCGCGCTCTCCCGGGAGGGCGATTGCCGGCTCTCGATCGACCACGTACTCCCGCTGACGGACGACGTATTCGTCTACTATCTCACCGCCTCGGACGTCGACGCCGACCGGTTCCGCGAGGTCGCGGCGAGCCACTCGAACGTCGGCGAACTGCGCCCGCTCGACGCGGCGCACAGCCGGTGGGAGATCGAAGTTCACGGCTCGACGATCGCCGCCTTTCTCACGGAGTACGGCGCGCGGATTCGAACGAAAGTCGTCTCCGACGGCGTCGCGAACATAGTGATCGAGGCCAGCCCGGAGACGGAGATTCGCGAACTGGTCGACGCGATCCGGTCGGTCTATCCCGAGACGAAACTCGTCTCGAAGCGCACCGTCGAACGGCCGCTCGAGGTGGGCGACGACACCGGAGCCGCCGACCCGGACCTGACCGAAAAACAGCGGCTCGCGCTCGAAGCGGCCTACTACGGGGGGTACTTCGAGTGGCCGACCCGGGTCAGCGACGCCGGCGAGATCGCCGACCGACTCGGAATCGCCCGCCAGACGTTCCACCAGCACCTCCGCGTCGCCGTCGGAAAACTGGTCGGCACCCACCTCGAGAATTCGCCGTAG
- a CDS encoding rubrerythrin-like domain-containing protein, with protein sequence MRSHRGAYECRECSTTVNPYTYRANCPECGGPLRESRIP encoded by the coding sequence ATGCGTAGCCACCGGGGAGCGTACGAGTGTCGGGAGTGTTCGACGACCGTTAATCCGTACACCTACCGAGCCAACTGCCCGGAATGCGGCGGGCCGCTGCGCGAATCTCGGATCCCCTAG
- a CDS encoding DUF7344 domain-containing protein: MTARLTAAESTTVAFDVLSSASRRYLLSALLDRDESTPASLSTLATEVAARERGRPIVSDERCRRSHLQLVHVDVPKLVEVGVLERASGENAAADSPRADRGVADAVALAAHPILEQEWVRTLLERPAGSVCDEPLLDRTLEALRPARRRRIIAVLAGRRGPVHVHDLATMAVARARGVRLVEVAESDSAGLAAALVHRDLPALANVGVVDFDGETAAIAPDAVQFDAEWLLESPIGSAIEPLWSVETRDTDGSQVNSGVDPAAPEADACWTLEGPAPILQRGYQLADEAESELFVTVPDAGSIQRRCLNRWAAAVERGVDVYVGSRSSRVRELAGTAHSGITVCEPRFDWVNLPIERVDPGRVVFADRDGVMLVTIDRSGGELRPTAITGSGSENALVRLVRDHLGPRLDRLATESEDAEREGSAIPLPM, encoded by the coding sequence ATGACCGCTCGTTTGACCGCCGCAGAATCGACGACCGTCGCGTTCGACGTTCTCTCCTCAGCCAGCCGTCGGTATCTCCTCTCGGCCCTTCTCGATCGGGACGAGTCGACGCCGGCGTCGCTGTCGACGCTCGCAACCGAGGTCGCGGCGCGAGAACGCGGCCGCCCGATCGTCTCGGACGAGCGGTGCAGGCGATCGCACCTGCAACTCGTTCACGTCGACGTGCCGAAACTCGTCGAGGTAGGGGTTCTGGAACGAGCAAGCGGCGAGAACGCTGCCGCCGATTCGCCTCGGGCGGACCGCGGCGTCGCCGATGCCGTCGCCCTCGCGGCGCACCCGATACTCGAACAGGAGTGGGTCCGAACGCTGCTGGAACGGCCGGCCGGATCGGTCTGCGACGAGCCACTGCTCGATCGGACGCTCGAGGCGCTCCGTCCGGCGCGTCGTCGTCGGATCATCGCCGTTCTCGCCGGACGGCGAGGACCGGTTCACGTCCACGATCTCGCAACGATGGCCGTCGCTCGCGCCCGGGGTGTCCGTCTCGTCGAAGTCGCCGAATCCGATTCGGCCGGCCTGGCGGCCGCGCTCGTCCATCGGGACCTGCCGGCGCTCGCGAACGTCGGTGTCGTCGACTTCGACGGAGAGACAGCGGCGATCGCGCCCGACGCGGTGCAGTTCGACGCGGAGTGGCTGCTCGAGAGTCCCATCGGGTCGGCGATCGAGCCGCTGTGGAGCGTCGAAACTCGCGATACCGACGGCAGTCAGGTGAATTCCGGCGTCGATCCCGCCGCCCCCGAGGCGGACGCCTGTTGGACGCTCGAGGGGCCGGCTCCCATCCTCCAGAGAGGGTACCAACTCGCCGACGAGGCCGAGTCAGAACTGTTCGTGACCGTTCCCGACGCCGGGTCGATCCAACGCAGGTGCCTCAATCGCTGGGCCGCCGCGGTCGAGCGCGGCGTCGACGTGTACGTCGGATCGCGATCGTCCCGGGTCCGAGAACTCGCCGGAACCGCACATTCCGGAATCACCGTCTGCGAACCCAGGTTCGACTGGGTCAACCTCCCGATCGAGCGCGTCGATCCCGGTCGTGTGGTCTTCGCCGACCGCGACGGCGTCATGCTGGTGACGATCGATCGATCGGGCGGCGAGCTCCGGCCGACCGCGATCACCGGGAGCGGAAGTGAGAACGCCTTGGTCCGGCTCGTCCGGGACCACCTCGGGCCCCGACTCGATCGCCTCGCGACCGAGAGTGAGGACGCCGAACGCGAGGGTTCGGCGATTCCCCTTCCGATGTGA
- the ftsZ gene encoding cell division protein FtsZ has protein sequence MDSIIDDAIDEAENGEPADAPQDGHPADATSAGGRESGTMTDDELKDVLQDLQTDITVVGCGGAGGNTINRMHEEGIHGAKLVAANTDVQHLVEIEADTKILMGEQKTGGRGAGSLPQVGEEAALESQQDIYDAIEGSDMVFVTAGLGGGTGTGSAPVVAKAAREAGALTISIVTTPFTAEGEVRRTNAEAGLERLRDVSDTVIVVPNDRLLDSVGKLPVRQAFKVSDEVLMRSVKGITELITKPGLVNLDFADVRTVMERGGVAMIGLGESDSEAKAEDSVKTALRSPLLDVDISGASSALVNVTGGNDMAIEEAEGVVEEIYDRIDPDARIIWGTSIDETLEGSMRTMIVVTGVESPQIYGRPDGEAVQPEPPAQGDDIDFVD, from the coding sequence ATGGACTCCATCATCGACGACGCTATCGACGAGGCCGAGAACGGGGAGCCGGCCGACGCTCCCCAGGACGGCCACCCGGCCGACGCGACGTCCGCCGGCGGCCGAGAGTCGGGCACGATGACAGACGACGAACTGAAAGACGTCCTGCAGGACCTCCAGACCGACATCACGGTCGTCGGCTGCGGCGGCGCCGGCGGCAACACGATCAACCGGATGCACGAGGAGGGCATTCACGGGGCGAAACTGGTCGCCGCGAACACCGACGTCCAGCACTTAGTCGAGATCGAGGCCGACACCAAGATCTTGATGGGCGAGCAGAAGACCGGCGGTCGGGGCGCCGGATCGCTCCCCCAGGTCGGCGAGGAAGCCGCCCTCGAAAGCCAGCAGGACATCTACGACGCGATCGAGGGCTCCGACATGGTGTTCGTCACCGCGGGTCTGGGCGGCGGTACCGGAACGGGTTCGGCCCCCGTGGTCGCGAAGGCCGCCCGCGAGGCCGGCGCGCTGACGATTTCGATCGTCACCACTCCCTTCACCGCGGAGGGCGAGGTGCGCCGGACGAACGCCGAAGCCGGCCTCGAGCGCCTGCGCGACGTCTCGGATACGGTGATCGTCGTCCCGAACGACCGACTGCTCGATTCCGTCGGCAAACTGCCCGTCCGCCAGGCGTTCAAGGTCTCGGACGAGGTGCTGATGCGGTCGGTCAAGGGCATCACGGAACTCATCACGAAACCCGGCCTCGTCAACCTGGACTTCGCCGACGTTCGCACCGTCATGGAGCGTGGCGGCGTCGCGATGATCGGCCTCGGCGAGTCAGACTCCGAGGCCAAGGCCGAGGACTCGGTCAAGACCGCGCTCCGATCGCCGCTGCTCGACGTCGACATCTCCGGCGCGAGTTCCGCCCTGGTCAACGTCACCGGCGGCAACGACATGGCGATCGAGGAGGCCGAAGGCGTCGTCGAGGAGATCTACGACCGGATCGATCCGGACGCGCGCATCATCTGGGGGACCTCGATCGACGAGACCCTCGAGGGCAGCATGCGGACGATGATCGTCGTCACCGGCGTCGAATCGCCGCAGATCTACGGCCGTCCGGACGGCGAGGCCGTCCAGCCCGAGCCCCCGGCCCAGGGCGACGACATCGACTTCGTCGACTGA
- a CDS encoding CARDB domain-containing protein has translation MIGGATIGGNFWAGPDGNGFGEACTDRGDGICDSAYALDGSHVDHLPLAAPATGDAPAHFAIGIDGANSPVVVGQPLEVTATVQNAGDENATQTIALDLNGTEVDNRSVTLRGGNATTITLGYVPGDADAGSHTATVSSADESASVSIEVTDDSGDDGDDKDDGSGGGTPRPPVNDDDDDDGGDDGNASDGDGDEPDDHDTEDGTGNDPDTDDESNADSDDGTGDGTETGDGTNEETIDDGSDESGDDSGSNADDANGDEIPGFGLLIGIAALLLALAVRVR, from the coding sequence GTGATCGGCGGGGCGACGATCGGCGGCAACTTCTGGGCCGGCCCGGACGGGAACGGATTCGGCGAGGCGTGCACCGATCGCGGGGACGGCATCTGCGATTCGGCGTACGCGCTCGACGGCAGCCACGTCGATCATCTGCCGCTCGCAGCCCCCGCCACCGGAGACGCACCCGCCCACTTCGCGATCGGAATCGACGGAGCCAACAGTCCCGTGGTGGTCGGACAGCCGCTCGAGGTTACCGCAACCGTTCAGAACGCAGGTGACGAGAACGCGACCCAGACGATCGCCCTCGACCTGAACGGAACCGAGGTCGACAACCGAAGCGTGACGCTCCGGGGCGGAAACGCGACAACGATCACCCTCGGATACGTCCCCGGAGACGCGGATGCGGGCTCGCACACGGCGACGGTCTCCTCGGCCGACGAGAGCGCATCCGTCTCGATCGAGGTGACGGACGACAGTGGTGACGACGGAGACGACAAGGACGACGGATCGGGCGGCGGAACGCCGCGTCCGCCCGTAAACGACGATGACGACGATGATGGCGGAGACGACGGGAACGCATCCGACGGAGACGGCGATGAACCGGACGATCACGATACCGAAGACGGGACGGGCAACGATCCGGACACCGACGACGAATCGAACGCGGATTCGGATGATGGCACCGGCGATGGGACCGAAACCGGCGACGGAACCAACGAAGAGACGATCGACGACGGTTCGGACGAATCCGGTGACGACTCCGGGAGCAATGCGGACGACGCCAACGGCGACGAGATCCCCGGGTTCGGCCTGCTGATCGGAATCGCGGCCCTGCTGCTCGCGCTCGCCGTCCGAGTTCGATAA
- a CDS encoding helix-turn-helix transcriptional regulator, whose translation MNPEPIGTDLEDDLLELVRRHEVFTVLANDPLEKPELASALDVSPATTHRILTSFRENDWIARTDGGYALTPLGERMGRAVRSYRSAVVEARRLTPLYDLLFAATLPVEVEPDVFADATVTTIDSHDPYRPLNRFIDLLGNTDSLRGIDTTSVAPTYVEDVHERIVDGMPVEIVFETPVIDRLATEYADLAEDAFDRENLTLWAIDDLPFGLALFDDRVGIGRYDDEVGFLSVFVDTDDDEAYAWGERVFEHYRSAATRVV comes from the coding sequence ATGAACCCGGAGCCGATCGGAACCGACCTCGAGGACGATCTCCTGGAACTGGTCCGCCGTCACGAGGTTTTCACGGTCTTAGCGAACGATCCCCTCGAGAAGCCCGAACTCGCGTCGGCGCTCGACGTGTCTCCGGCGACGACGCATCGCATCCTCACGTCCTTTCGCGAAAACGACTGGATCGCGCGGACCGACGGCGGGTACGCGTTGACGCCGCTCGGTGAACGAATGGGACGAGCAGTGCGAAGCTATCGCTCCGCCGTCGTCGAAGCGCGCCGGTTGACGCCGCTTTACGACCTCCTCTTTGCGGCGACGCTTCCCGTCGAGGTCGAACCCGACGTCTTCGCCGACGCCACCGTCACCACGATCGACTCCCACGATCCGTACCGTCCTCTGAACCGGTTTATCGACCTGCTCGGAAACACCGACTCGCTGCGCGGCATCGACACGACCTCGGTTGCGCCCACCTACGTCGAGGACGTTCACGAGCGAATCGTCGACGGGATGCCGGTCGAAATCGTGTTCGAGACGCCGGTGATCGATCGGCTCGCGACGGAGTACGCCGATCTGGCCGAGGACGCGTTCGATCGCGAGAACCTCACGCTCTGGGCGATCGACGACCTCCCGTTCGGGCTGGCGCTGTTCGACGATCGGGTCGGCATCGGCCGCTACGACGACGAGGTCGGATTCCTGTCGGTCTTCGTCGATACGGACGACGATGAGGCCTACGCCTGGGGGGAGCGAGTGTTCGAGCACTACCGATCGGCCGCCACCCGCGTCGTCTGA